The following proteins are encoded in a genomic region of Gouania willdenowi chromosome 6, fGouWil2.1, whole genome shotgun sequence:
- the wasla gene encoding WASP like actin nucleation promoting factor a isoform X2 — protein MNSHPLPRRALNVGSLLLTPQENECLFGYLGRKCSALCSAVVQVYVSDRNCSWVKKCCGVACLVKDNPQRSYFIRVFDIKEGKTMFQQELYYNFCISSSRPYFISFAGDNCQIGLNFASEEEAKRCRVAINDLLNRRQRKTGPALPMATVDIKNPEINNVRFHNSHNHQQPYHLNNMLSHSGLARKDKKTKGKKKKLTKADIGTPSNFQHIGHVGWDPNTGFDLNNLDPELKNLFDMCGISEAQLKDRETSKVIYDFIEKKGGVEAVKNELRRQAPPPPPSRGGPPPPPPPPHNSAPPPPPPPSRGGRGAPPPPPPSRAPASAPPPPPPSRPGTLGAPPPPPPPTRGSHHQPPPPPHHHHQPPPPPSSSHSSPQAPPPPPPPASHHQPPVCGGPAPPPPPPPPPPPPPPELDGSGGDSPHSPSPGGKSALLEQIRGGTQLKKVEQNNRAPSTNTGRDALLDQIRQGIQLKTVSDLPESGPPTPAPTASIVGALMEVMQKRSKAIHSSDEDEDDDEDEDFEEDDEWDD, from the exons ATGAACAGCCACCCGCTGCCCCGCAGGGCCTTGAACGTGGGTTCCCTGCTGCTGACCCCGCAGGAGAACGAGTGTCTGTTCGGCTATTTGGGCAGAAAATGCTCC GCCCTGTGTTCAGCGGTGGTGCAAGTGTACGTGTCCGATCGGAACTGCAGCTGGGTGAAGAAGTGCTGCGGTGTGGCCTGCCTCGTCAAAGACAACCCACAGAGATCCTACTTCATCAGAGTGTTCGACATCAAG GAAGGAAAAACCATGTTTCAACAAGAATTGTATTACAACTTCTGCATCAGCAGCTCCAGACCATACTTTATCTCATTCGCTGGAGAT AACTGTCAGATCGGCCTGAATTTTGCCAGTGAAGAAGAGGCTAAGCGATGCAGGGTCGCCATAAACGACCTGCTGAACCGCCGGCAACGGAAAACAG GCCCCGCTCTGCCCATGGCCACAGTGGACAtcaagaacccagagatcaacAATGTTAGATTCCACAACTCCCACAACCACCAGCAGCCGTACCACCTCAACAACATGCTGAGCCACAGCGGCCTCGCACGCAAGGACAAGAAAACCAAAggcaagaagaagaagctgaccAAGGCCGACATCGGCACACCCAGCAATTTCCA GCACATCGGTCACGTGGGATGGGACCCTAACACCGGTTTTGAT CTCAACAATTTAGACCCGGAGCTGAAGAACCTGTTTGACATGTGCGGCATCTCCGAGGCTCAGCTGAAGGACCGCGAGACATCCAAGGTCATCTACGACTTCATCGAGAAGAAGGGAGGGGTGGAGGCGGTGAAGAACGAACTGAGGAGGCAGG CCCCTCCTCCACCTCCGTCCCGTGGGGGCCCCCCACCCCCGCCTCCCCCTCCTCACAATAGCGCCCCACCACCACCTCCGCCGCCGTCCAGAGGGGGCCGGGGTGCCCCTCCTCCTCCGCCTCCGTCCAGAGCCCCCGCTTCTGCTCCTCCGCCCCCGCCCCCTTCCAGACCAGGAACACTGGGGGCTCCGCCTCCTCCACCACCCCCCACCAGGGGGAGCCATCACcaaccacctcctccaccccaTCACCACCATCAGCCTCCCCCTCCTCCATCCTCCTCGCACTCCTCCCCCCaagctccacctcctccaccacctcctGCTTCCCACCATCAGCCTCCAGTATGTGGCGGTCCagctccgccccctccaccacccccaccccctccacctcctccacctgaGTTGGATGGCAGCGGTGGAGACTCCCCCCACTCACCGAGCCCAGGGGGGAAATCAGCGCTGCTGGAGCAGATCAGGGGCGGGACTCAGCTGAAGAAGGTGGAGCAGAACAACCGAGCTCCTTCCACCAATACGGGACGCGACGCACTGCTAGACCAGATACGACAGGGGATCCAGCTGAAGACC GTGTCCGACCTCCCAGAATCAGGTCCTCCAACGCCGGCTCCGACTGCAAGTATTGTTGGAGCTCTAATGGAAGTGATGCAGAAGAGAAGCAAAGCCATCCATTCATCTG ATGAGGACGAGGATGACGATGAAGACGAGGACTTTGAGGAAGATGATGAATGGGACGACTAG
- the wasla gene encoding WASP like actin nucleation promoting factor a isoform X1, with product MNSHPLPRRALNVGSLLLTPQENECLFGYLGRKCSALCSAVVQVYVSDRNCSWVKKCCGVACLVKDNPQRSYFIRVFDIKEGKTMFQQELYYNFCISSSRPYFISFAGDNCQIGLNFASEEEAKRCRVAINDLLNRRQRKTEKRGDARNGPALPMATVDIKNPEINNVRFHNSHNHQQPYHLNNMLSHSGLARKDKKTKGKKKKLTKADIGTPSNFQHIGHVGWDPNTGFDLNNLDPELKNLFDMCGISEAQLKDRETSKVIYDFIEKKGGVEAVKNELRRQAPPPPPSRGGPPPPPPPPHNSAPPPPPPPSRGGRGAPPPPPPSRAPASAPPPPPPSRPGTLGAPPPPPPPTRGSHHQPPPPPHHHHQPPPPPSSSHSSPQAPPPPPPPASHHQPPVCGGPAPPPPPPPPPPPPPPELDGSGGDSPHSPSPGGKSALLEQIRGGTQLKKVEQNNRAPSTNTGRDALLDQIRQGIQLKTVSDLPESGPPTPAPTASIVGALMEVMQKRSKAIHSSDEDEDDDEDEDFEEDDEWDD from the exons ATGAACAGCCACCCGCTGCCCCGCAGGGCCTTGAACGTGGGTTCCCTGCTGCTGACCCCGCAGGAGAACGAGTGTCTGTTCGGCTATTTGGGCAGAAAATGCTCC GCCCTGTGTTCAGCGGTGGTGCAAGTGTACGTGTCCGATCGGAACTGCAGCTGGGTGAAGAAGTGCTGCGGTGTGGCCTGCCTCGTCAAAGACAACCCACAGAGATCCTACTTCATCAGAGTGTTCGACATCAAG GAAGGAAAAACCATGTTTCAACAAGAATTGTATTACAACTTCTGCATCAGCAGCTCCAGACCATACTTTATCTCATTCGCTGGAGAT AACTGTCAGATCGGCCTGAATTTTGCCAGTGAAGAAGAGGCTAAGCGATGCAGGGTCGCCATAAACGACCTGCTGAACCGCCGGCAACGGAAAACAG AAAAAAGAGGTGACGCTAGAAATG GCCCCGCTCTGCCCATGGCCACAGTGGACAtcaagaacccagagatcaacAATGTTAGATTCCACAACTCCCACAACCACCAGCAGCCGTACCACCTCAACAACATGCTGAGCCACAGCGGCCTCGCACGCAAGGACAAGAAAACCAAAggcaagaagaagaagctgaccAAGGCCGACATCGGCACACCCAGCAATTTCCA GCACATCGGTCACGTGGGATGGGACCCTAACACCGGTTTTGAT CTCAACAATTTAGACCCGGAGCTGAAGAACCTGTTTGACATGTGCGGCATCTCCGAGGCTCAGCTGAAGGACCGCGAGACATCCAAGGTCATCTACGACTTCATCGAGAAGAAGGGAGGGGTGGAGGCGGTGAAGAACGAACTGAGGAGGCAGG CCCCTCCTCCACCTCCGTCCCGTGGGGGCCCCCCACCCCCGCCTCCCCCTCCTCACAATAGCGCCCCACCACCACCTCCGCCGCCGTCCAGAGGGGGCCGGGGTGCCCCTCCTCCTCCGCCTCCGTCCAGAGCCCCCGCTTCTGCTCCTCCGCCCCCGCCCCCTTCCAGACCAGGAACACTGGGGGCTCCGCCTCCTCCACCACCCCCCACCAGGGGGAGCCATCACcaaccacctcctccaccccaTCACCACCATCAGCCTCCCCCTCCTCCATCCTCCTCGCACTCCTCCCCCCaagctccacctcctccaccacctcctGCTTCCCACCATCAGCCTCCAGTATGTGGCGGTCCagctccgccccctccaccacccccaccccctccacctcctccacctgaGTTGGATGGCAGCGGTGGAGACTCCCCCCACTCACCGAGCCCAGGGGGGAAATCAGCGCTGCTGGAGCAGATCAGGGGCGGGACTCAGCTGAAGAAGGTGGAGCAGAACAACCGAGCTCCTTCCACCAATACGGGACGCGACGCACTGCTAGACCAGATACGACAGGGGATCCAGCTGAAGACC GTGTCCGACCTCCCAGAATCAGGTCCTCCAACGCCGGCTCCGACTGCAAGTATTGTTGGAGCTCTAATGGAAGTGATGCAGAAGAGAAGCAAAGCCATCCATTCATCTG ATGAGGACGAGGATGACGATGAAGACGAGGACTTTGAGGAAGATGATGAATGGGACGACTAG